The following are encoded together in the Robertmurraya sp. FSL R5-0851 genome:
- a CDS encoding molybdenum cofactor synthesis domain-containing protein: MVEKRTPIQVGEAVKKVMSHSICGKQELVSINESYGRFLSEDLVATSDVPHFNRSPYDGFAIRSVDSAEASLSNPVEFEVVDHIGAGYVSNKEIGEFQAVRIMTGAQMPMNCDAVVMLELAKTSEKNGQPYMSIKRSYKPGDNVSFAGEDAKKGEVLVKRGTKINPGIQAMLATFGYKEVPVAKKPIIGLFATGTELLEVEDELQPGKIRNSNTHMIIAQIERSGAEVKYFGKLPDDFELCYESIESAIEEVDLLITTGGVSVGDFDYLPQIYKKLGADVLFNKVAMRPGSVTTVAHLDGKILFGLSGNPSACYVGFELFARPIIRTMLNCPKPHLRREKAVLEVDFPKANPFTRFVRSKLTITDGKLVAAPSGVDKSNIVMSLAGANSFIILPGGTRGYEAHTIVDVLLLEDHEGSEWPW, from the coding sequence TTGGTAGAAAAAAGAACGCCGATACAAGTTGGTGAAGCAGTAAAAAAAGTGATGTCGCATTCAATATGTGGCAAACAAGAATTAGTTTCCATAAACGAGAGTTATGGCCGATTCCTTTCAGAGGATTTAGTCGCCACGTCAGATGTTCCTCACTTCAATCGTTCTCCTTATGATGGTTTTGCTATTCGTTCGGTTGATTCAGCTGAAGCTTCGCTTTCCAATCCAGTTGAATTCGAAGTGGTTGATCATATTGGTGCAGGATACGTTTCAAATAAGGAAATTGGTGAATTTCAGGCAGTTCGTATCATGACAGGAGCACAAATGCCTATGAATTGTGACGCAGTTGTTATGTTAGAACTCGCCAAAACGAGTGAGAAAAACGGACAACCATATATGTCCATTAAGCGATCTTATAAACCAGGAGATAATGTTTCTTTCGCTGGGGAGGATGCAAAAAAGGGAGAAGTCCTTGTAAAAAGAGGAACGAAAATCAATCCTGGGATTCAAGCGATGTTAGCAACATTTGGTTATAAGGAAGTACCTGTTGCTAAAAAACCAATAATTGGCTTATTTGCTACTGGTACAGAACTGCTTGAGGTAGAGGATGAATTACAGCCGGGGAAAATTCGAAACTCTAATACCCATATGATCATTGCTCAAATCGAGCGTTCTGGGGCCGAAGTAAAGTATTTCGGGAAACTTCCTGATGATTTCGAATTATGCTATGAATCGATAGAGAGTGCTATAGAAGAGGTTGATTTATTGATTACTACAGGTGGTGTCTCGGTTGGAGACTTCGATTATTTGCCTCAAATTTATAAAAAATTAGGGGCGGATGTCCTTTTTAATAAAGTAGCTATGAGACCTGGAAGTGTTACCACTGTAGCGCATTTAGATGGGAAAATTTTATTTGGGTTATCTGGAAATCCTTCTGCATGTTATGTAGGATTTGAGTTATTTGCGAGACCAATTATACGTACCATGTTAAACTGTCCGAAGCCACATTTAAGAAGGGAAAAGGCAGTTCTAGAAGTTGATTTTCCAAAAGCAAATCCATTTACTCGATTTGTGAGGAGCAAATTAACAATCACTGATGGGAAGTTAGTGGCTGCACCTAGTGGAGTAGACAAATCAAATATCGTGATGAGTTTGGCTGGGGCCAATTCATTTATTATCCTACCAGGTGGAACAAGAGGGTATGAAGCCCATACGATTGTTGATGTCTTACTGCTAGAAGATCATGAAGGTAGCGAATGGCCGTGGTAG
- the mobB gene encoding molybdopterin-guanine dinucleotide biosynthesis protein B, with protein sequence MAVVDPVIVQVVGFQNSGKTTFVKKLLQELSNQNIFVATIKHHGHGGKPDVVEKKDSSEHIQSGAFASLVEGEGRLLIQVEKDEWNIQEQIHILCSMNPEVIVIEGHKNERFHKIVLLRNKEDFDALKSLENVMAFVSQEPLHINPNVPIWNENDIMTWLVQYINEQRNQGNCKV encoded by the coding sequence ATGGCCGTGGTAGACCCCGTCATTGTCCAAGTAGTCGGTTTTCAAAACAGTGGAAAAACAACATTTGTTAAAAAACTACTACAAGAACTATCCAATCAAAATATATTTGTAGCTACAATTAAGCATCATGGACATGGTGGCAAACCTGACGTAGTTGAAAAAAAGGACTCATCGGAGCATATACAATCTGGTGCCTTTGCCTCGTTAGTTGAGGGAGAAGGAAGACTTCTTATTCAAGTAGAGAAGGATGAATGGAATATACAAGAACAGATTCACATCTTATGTAGCATGAATCCAGAGGTGATCGTAATAGAGGGGCATAAAAATGAAAGATTTCACAAAATTGTCCTTTTACGAAATAAAGAAGATTTTGATGCTCTTAAAAGTTTAGAGAATGTGATGGCGTTTGTAAGTCAAGAACCATTACATATAAATCCAAACGTTCCTATTTGGAACGAAAACGATATTATGACCTGGCTTGTACAATATATAAATGAACAAAGAAATCAAGGAAACTGCAAAGTGTAA
- a CDS encoding YwiC-like family protein, which yields MKLFLPKQHGAWAMLIIPFWLGVIASNFLWQHIPFFVGWLLLYLATYPMLLLFKRKKLSLYKKWTVIYLLPSFFFLLVPLFTRPSIILFGLIMIPFFCINAYFSSKNNDRALTNDLSAIIVFGIAGLASSYLGEGGISYKAWLAFFSSILFFTGSTFYVKTMIREKKSEVFKQISWGYHLLVVILWMIVGNLIFALASLPSLLRAIFFYGKPYSVKTVGILEIVNAVLFFGSMTVAMLV from the coding sequence ATGAAATTATTTTTACCTAAACAGCATGGTGCATGGGCAATGCTAATCATCCCTTTTTGGTTAGGAGTGATTGCTTCCAACTTCCTTTGGCAGCATATCCCTTTCTTTGTGGGTTGGTTACTACTATATTTGGCGACATATCCGATGTTGCTATTATTTAAAAGAAAAAAACTCTCTTTGTATAAAAAATGGACAGTGATCTACCTGTTACCGTCTTTCTTTTTTTTGCTAGTCCCTTTATTTACAAGGCCTTCTATTATTCTTTTTGGACTAATCATGATCCCGTTTTTTTGCATAAATGCGTATTTTTCTAGCAAAAACAATGACCGTGCACTAACGAATGATTTAAGTGCCATTATCGTATTTGGAATTGCTGGCTTAGCAAGTAGCTATTTAGGAGAGGGAGGTATTAGTTACAAAGCATGGCTTGCCTTTTTCTCTTCTATTCTCTTTTTTACAGGAAGTACATTCTATGTAAAAACCATGATTCGCGAGAAAAAGAGTGAGGTATTCAAACAGATCTCATGGGGATATCATTTGTTGGTGGTCATACTTTGGATGATTGTTGGTAATTTGATCTTTGCATTAGCAAGCTTGCCAAGCTTACTTAGAGCCATTTTCTTCTACGGCAAGCCTTATTCAGTAAAAACAGTAGGGATTTTAGAGATTGTTAATGCTGTATTATTTTTTGGAAGTATGACAGTTGCGATGCTTGTATGA
- a CDS encoding Crp/Fnr family transcriptional regulator — protein MNTSIQLQDFIQVARYTRKIEKGNYLFHEGQKAEELYVVLKGKIQISKMVPDGRELTIRMCSTGELIGEIPLFCSSPKYMLDAKIVEDGEVAVIHKGDLEEKLSKDHSLSLQFMKWLNGQHRRNQTKFRDLILHGKKGALYSTLIRLCNSYGIVREHGIVIDQPFTNQEIANFCGTSREVANRLLSELRKNNIISIDKGMITIHNLMFLKDEIDCEDCPIDICKID, from the coding sequence ATGAATACTTCCATACAGCTACAGGATTTTATTCAAGTGGCAAGGTATACACGTAAGATTGAAAAAGGAAATTACTTATTTCATGAAGGGCAAAAGGCTGAGGAGTTATATGTCGTTCTAAAAGGGAAAATCCAAATCAGCAAAATGGTCCCAGATGGAAGAGAACTGACGATTCGAATGTGTTCTACTGGAGAGCTTATTGGAGAGATTCCTTTATTTTGTTCTTCCCCAAAGTACATGTTGGACGCAAAGATTGTAGAAGATGGTGAAGTTGCTGTCATTCATAAGGGCGATTTAGAGGAAAAGCTTAGCAAAGATCATTCTTTATCTTTACAATTTATGAAATGGTTAAATGGACAGCATAGGAGAAACCAAACAAAATTTAGAGACCTTATTCTCCATGGTAAAAAAGGGGCATTGTACTCCACACTCATTCGTTTATGCAATAGTTACGGAATTGTTCGTGAACATGGCATTGTCATAGATCAGCCTTTTACCAATCAAGAGATAGCTAATTTTTGTGGAACATCCAGGGAAGTTGCTAATCGCTTGTTAAGTGAATTACGAAAGAATAACATCATCTCCATTGATAAGGGGATGATTACGATCCATAATTTGATGTTCTTAAAAGATGAGATTGATTGTGAAGATTGTCCAATTGATATTTGCAAAATTGATTAA
- the argC gene encoding N-acetyl-gamma-glutamyl-phosphate reductase, with protein sequence MKVSIIGTTGYGGVELLRILHSHPEFDIHSIHSTKEEVAISDEYPHLYGIIDKKMSSIDADKIADESDLVFFATPSGVSSSLVDQFKGKDIKVIDLSGDLRLKNTSDYLKWYKKTPANEAIVDEAVYGLSEWNKEQVKAANWVANPGCYPTATLLGLAPVVKEGLIDPRSIIVDAKSGTSGAGRAASRATLYAEVNENFKIYKVNEHQHIPEIEQQLMVWNSEIQPITFSTHLLPLTRGIMATMYVQLLADWETERVIDLYQSYYENEPFVRVRPQGYFPSIKDVSSSNFCDIGLHVDKRTNRLTIVSVIDNLMKGAAGQAVQNANIMFGLESHSGLKFMPLYP encoded by the coding sequence ATGAAAGTATCAATTATCGGAACAACCGGATATGGTGGAGTTGAGTTGCTCCGTATATTGCACTCACACCCTGAATTCGACATACATTCCATTCATTCAACAAAAGAAGAAGTGGCCATTTCAGATGAATATCCACATCTTTATGGAATTATTGATAAAAAAATGAGCAGCATTGATGCTGATAAAATTGCTGATGAAAGTGATTTAGTCTTTTTTGCTACTCCATCAGGTGTCTCTTCAAGCCTCGTTGATCAATTCAAAGGAAAAGATATTAAGGTCATTGACCTATCAGGGGATTTGCGGTTAAAGAATACTTCTGACTATCTAAAATGGTATAAAAAAACTCCTGCTAATGAGGCGATCGTTGATGAAGCGGTATATGGACTAAGCGAATGGAATAAGGAGCAGGTAAAAGCGGCAAATTGGGTTGCCAATCCAGGGTGCTATCCAACTGCAACGTTACTGGGGTTAGCTCCTGTTGTAAAGGAAGGGTTAATTGACCCAAGGAGTATTATCGTTGATGCGAAATCAGGAACCTCTGGGGCAGGGAGAGCAGCAAGTCGAGCAACATTATATGCAGAGGTAAATGAGAATTTTAAAATTTACAAGGTGAATGAACATCAACATATTCCTGAAATCGAGCAACAATTAATGGTATGGAATAGTGAGATTCAGCCAATCACCTTTAGCACTCATCTTCTTCCATTAACAAGAGGCATTATGGCCACGATGTATGTCCAGCTTTTAGCAGATTGGGAGACAGAAAGAGTCATAGATTTATATCAATCGTATTACGAAAATGAGCCGTTTGTCCGAGTAAGACCACAAGGCTATTTTCCATCAATTAAGGATGTATCAAGTTCGAATTTTTGTGATATAGGTTTACACGTTGATAAGAGAACAAACCGATTAACAATTGTATCGGTAATCGATAATTTAATGAAGGGTGCTGCAGGGCAGGCCGTACAAAATGCAAACATCATGTTTGGTTTGGAGAGTCATTCAGGTTTGAAGTTTATGCCACTGTATCCGTAA
- the argJ gene encoding bifunctional ornithine acetyltransferase/N-acetylglutamate synthase — MEALSEVSQVKKVNGGSVVSPKGFYAGGVHAGLRYSRKDVGLIYSEVPASSAAVYTLNQFQAAPLKVTQHSIQEKGKLQAVIVNSACANACTGERGLQDAYSMRKLTADKLNLEETFVAVASTGVIGEYLQMDRIAAGITDIQFGQTQEDAEGFQTAILTTDTCMKSSCYTTEIDGMLVTMGGAAKGSGMIHPNMATMLGFITCDAAISPESLKKALKSVTDKSFNQITVDGDTSTNDMVLVMANGKAGNEELHEGHKDWEAFLELLKNTSQDLAKQIARDGEGATKLIEVSVKGAASNDDARKIAKQIVGSNLVKTAIFGADANWGRIIGAIGQAGVEVNVDMVDIKLGETTMLLNSVPQVFSEDDAKKYLENDTIHIFVDLQFGDGEGKAWGCDLSYDYVKINASYRT, encoded by the coding sequence ATGGAAGCTTTATCGGAAGTGTCACAAGTAAAAAAAGTAAATGGTGGTAGCGTAGTTTCACCAAAGGGATTTTATGCAGGTGGAGTACACGCTGGACTTCGTTATTCTAGAAAAGATGTTGGATTAATATATAGTGAAGTTCCTGCCAGTAGCGCAGCTGTTTACACATTAAATCAGTTCCAAGCAGCCCCGCTGAAGGTAACTCAGCATAGTATTCAGGAGAAAGGTAAGCTACAAGCAGTGATTGTAAATAGTGCATGCGCAAATGCTTGTACAGGAGAAAGAGGTTTACAAGATGCTTATTCCATGCGAAAGCTGACAGCCGATAAGCTGAACCTTGAAGAAACTTTCGTAGCGGTTGCTTCAACAGGAGTAATCGGTGAGTACCTCCAAATGGATCGAATTGCAGCAGGAATAACAGATATACAATTTGGTCAAACACAAGAAGATGCTGAAGGATTTCAAACGGCAATTTTAACAACCGATACATGTATGAAAAGTAGTTGTTATACAACGGAGATTGATGGAATGCTAGTGACGATGGGTGGAGCAGCAAAAGGATCTGGAATGATTCATCCTAATATGGCAACCATGCTCGGCTTTATAACTTGTGATGCCGCTATATCTCCTGAGTCTCTTAAGAAAGCACTTAAAAGTGTAACAGATAAGTCCTTCAATCAAATAACAGTTGATGGTGATACATCTACGAATGATATGGTACTTGTAATGGCAAACGGAAAAGCGGGTAATGAGGAGCTTCATGAGGGCCATAAGGATTGGGAAGCTTTCCTTGAGTTACTGAAGAATACGAGCCAAGACTTAGCAAAGCAAATTGCACGAGATGGAGAGGGAGCCACAAAGCTAATTGAAGTGAGTGTAAAAGGTGCAGCTTCCAATGACGATGCACGTAAAATTGCAAAGCAAATTGTAGGTTCCAATCTCGTGAAAACAGCTATTTTCGGAGCTGATGCAAACTGGGGACGTATTATTGGTGCAATTGGTCAAGCGGGTGTCGAAGTGAATGTTGATATGGTAGATATTAAGCTTGGTGAAACAACGATGTTATTAAATAGTGTGCCTCAAGTGTTTTCAGAGGATGACGCTAAGAAATATTTAGAAAATGATACGATTCATATCTTTGTCGACCTACAATTTGGAGATGGGGAAGGAAAGGCATGGGGATGTGACCTTTCTTACGATTACGTAAAAATTAATGCGAGCTATCGAACGTAA
- the argB gene encoding acetylglutamate kinase, with translation MSTIVIKCGGSVLNELSSSFFDSIKEMKKKGYSVVLVHGGGPDINDMLEKLNIMPEFVNGLRKTTKETLQIAEMVLTGKTNRKLVEQLNDVGLKAIGLNGSDSNLIQAEYLDKARLGYVGKVQSINKDLIQLMVESGHIPVITPIAINNQNVKLNVNADYAAAAVAIGLEAEQCLFVTDVDGILVNNQVKKELNKREVSELIENGTIYGGMIPKVESALSAIDMGLKSVMIVNGKKGFFENDQWLGTQICRKEGILQ, from the coding sequence TTGTCAACGATCGTAATTAAATGTGGTGGAAGTGTATTAAACGAATTGTCTTCTAGTTTTTTTGATAGTATCAAAGAAATGAAGAAGAAAGGTTATTCTGTGGTGCTTGTTCATGGTGGAGGACCAGACATAAATGACATGCTTGAGAAGCTAAACATTATGCCTGAATTTGTAAATGGATTAAGGAAAACAACGAAAGAAACATTACAAATTGCTGAAATGGTGCTCACAGGTAAAACAAATCGTAAGTTGGTTGAACAACTAAATGATGTAGGACTCAAAGCTATTGGTCTAAATGGCAGTGATTCTAATCTAATTCAAGCAGAATACCTAGACAAAGCGAGGCTTGGATATGTTGGTAAGGTCCAATCGATTAATAAAGACCTCATACAACTAATGGTTGAATCGGGACATATACCTGTAATTACACCAATTGCGATAAATAATCAAAACGTAAAACTAAATGTAAATGCAGATTACGCAGCTGCTGCGGTTGCGATCGGTTTAGAAGCTGAACAGTGTTTATTTGTAACAGATGTGGATGGCATTCTCGTAAATAATCAAGTGAAGAAAGAACTTAATAAGCGTGAAGTTAGTGAATTGATTGAAAACGGTACGATATATGGTGGTATGATTCCTAAAGTAGAGTCAGCGTTGTCAGCGATAGACATGGGGCTTAAGAGCGTAATGATTGTAAATGGTAAAAAAGGATTTTTTGAGAATGACCAATGGCTTGGTACTCAGATTTGTAGAAAGGAAGGAATTCTTCAATGA
- a CDS encoding acetylornithine transaminase, with product MSGLFPTYARWEVEPAKAIGSYLYDKNDKKYLDFTSGIGVCNLGHQPEAVKKAVQIQLDQFWHVSNLFPQEKQVLAAKMLADAAGLEAVFFANSGAEANEGAIKLARKATGRTKIITFQQSFHGRTFATMSATGQEKIKEGYGNMLETFVYVPYNDITSLKAEMSHEVAAIMLEVIQGEGGIHVGEEAFLKEVENLCKEYGALFVIDEIQTGIGRTGKPFAFQQYDLSPDIVTSAKGLGSGFPIGAVIGTEKLVTFFGPGSHGSTFGGNPISISAAIATMEEIFAPEFLESVVKKGEYTKALLEQELKEISVVKEIRGSGLMIGVELQHSVGSLLKDLRESGLLALPAGENVLRLLPPLTATEEQINEAVHIIKAVLHKSYITA from the coding sequence ATGAGTGGTCTTTTTCCAACATATGCAAGATGGGAAGTGGAGCCGGCTAAGGCGATCGGTTCCTATTTATACGATAAAAATGATAAAAAATATTTAGATTTTACTTCTGGCATCGGAGTTTGTAACCTTGGGCATCAGCCGGAAGCCGTGAAAAAGGCTGTGCAAATACAACTTGATCAATTCTGGCATGTATCGAATCTGTTTCCTCAAGAAAAGCAAGTGCTTGCTGCAAAAATGCTGGCTGATGCCGCTGGATTAGAGGCAGTATTTTTTGCAAATAGTGGTGCTGAAGCCAATGAGGGAGCAATTAAACTCGCAAGAAAAGCAACGGGCAGAACAAAAATCATTACGTTTCAACAATCCTTCCATGGAAGAACGTTTGCGACAATGTCAGCAACTGGTCAAGAAAAGATAAAAGAAGGCTACGGCAACATGCTCGAAACATTCGTTTATGTTCCGTATAATGATATCACATCTCTAAAGGCTGAAATGTCTCATGAAGTGGCTGCAATAATGCTTGAAGTCATTCAAGGTGAGGGCGGTATTCATGTTGGTGAAGAGGCATTTCTTAAAGAAGTAGAGAATCTTTGTAAGGAATATGGTGCGTTATTTGTTATTGATGAAATCCAAACAGGAATAGGAAGAACGGGAAAGCCTTTTGCTTTTCAACAGTACGATTTATCTCCTGATATCGTGACTTCAGCAAAGGGATTAGGTAGTGGATTTCCAATCGGCGCAGTAATCGGTACAGAGAAGCTAGTAACGTTTTTTGGACCGGGAAGTCATGGTTCAACGTTTGGAGGTAATCCAATTTCCATTAGTGCTGCGATAGCTACGATGGAAGAGATCTTTGCTCCAGAATTTTTAGAGTCTGTTGTTAAGAAGGGTGAATACACGAAAGCTTTACTTGAACAGGAATTAAAGGAGATTTCTGTTGTAAAGGAGATTCGCGGATCCGGATTAATGATTGGTGTTGAATTACAACATTCGGTAGGTTCACTTCTAAAGGATTTAAGAGAAAGCGGATTGTTAGCATTACCAGCTGGTGAAAATGTTCTCCGTCTTCTGCCACCATTAACTGCCACAGAGGAACAAATAAATGAAGCGGTTCATATAATTAAAGCGGTCTTACACAAATCATATATAACAGCCTAA
- a CDS encoding carbamoyl phosphate synthase small subunit, with the protein MKAYVHLKSGDTFEGKWVVKTDNKPVSGEIVFYTGMTGYQEVLTDPSYKDQIIVFTYPLIGNYGINLEDFESKQPHVAGVIVYEACMNHSHYQAKYSISEYLQKWGIPLIEHVDTREVVKQIRNEGSMPVMINTDSDKPQSFELGEMEKVSKVSSTQISTEGQEGDFHVVLMDFGNKKSIQQSLLKRGCKVTTVPYNCSYEEIKKLNPDGILLSNGPGDPKHLKHLLPNISKVIKAFPTLGICLGHQLAGLALGADTKKLLFGHRGANHPVMDKDTKTVFMTSQNHSYYVDEKSLAGTGLKTRFYNLHDSTIEGFYHESYQLITTQFHPEANPGPSEGEYIFDEFLQLIKENNGSQVAYA; encoded by the coding sequence ATGAAAGCATATGTGCATTTAAAAAGTGGTGACACGTTCGAAGGAAAATGGGTTGTCAAAACAGACAATAAACCAGTGTCCGGGGAGATTGTATTTTATACAGGAATGACTGGGTATCAAGAAGTATTGACTGACCCTTCATATAAGGATCAAATCATCGTATTTACGTATCCTCTAATTGGTAACTACGGGATAAATCTTGAAGATTTTGAAAGTAAACAACCACATGTTGCCGGGGTCATTGTATATGAGGCTTGTATGAATCATTCTCATTACCAAGCTAAATACTCGATAAGTGAATATTTACAAAAATGGGGAATTCCACTAATTGAACACGTGGACACGAGAGAAGTTGTAAAACAAATCCGTAACGAGGGTTCCATGCCTGTCATGATTAATACAGATTCTGATAAACCACAATCCTTCGAGCTCGGAGAAATGGAAAAGGTATCGAAAGTGTCTTCAACACAGATCTCAACGGAAGGGCAAGAAGGAGATTTTCATGTCGTATTAATGGACTTTGGAAATAAAAAGTCGATTCAACAATCGTTGTTAAAAAGGGGTTGCAAGGTAACAACCGTTCCTTACAATTGCTCCTATGAAGAAATAAAAAAGCTTAATCCGGATGGTATTTTATTGTCCAATGGACCTGGAGACCCAAAGCATCTCAAACATTTATTACCTAACATCTCAAAGGTCATTAAAGCATTTCCGACCCTTGGAATTTGTTTGGGTCACCAACTAGCCGGGTTAGCTTTAGGAGCAGATACAAAAAAATTATTGTTCGGACATCGTGGTGCGAATCATCCAGTCATGGATAAGGACACGAAGACTGTATTTATGACCTCTCAAAATCATAGCTATTATGTAGATGAAAAAAGCTTAGCTGGAACGGGTCTTAAAACTCGATTTTATAATTTACATGATTCAACGATTGAGGGATTTTACCACGAAAGCTATCAGCTAATAACGACACAATTTCATCCTGAAGCAAACCCAGGTCCTTCAGAGGGTGAATATATATTTGATGAATTTTTGCAATTAATTAAAGAAAATAACGGGAGTCAAGTTGCATATGCCTAA